In Nitrospira sp., the following are encoded in one genomic region:
- a CDS encoding SDR family NAD(P)-dependent oxidoreductase has translation MSRLKDKVAIVTGSSSGIGKAIALRFGQEGAKVVVTARRLPLCEQTVSQIKKQGGEAWPIQTDVADERQVERLIADTVVRYGRIDILVNNAGIGGGGRLADTSTEAFDRVMNVNLRGTFFCCRAGFRQMKQQGGGVIINMSSVAGLQAWAGTGTYSASKHGIMALTKSLADEGRPYHIKVSAICPGGVADELVDASPADIERSEKIGPFDVAEAAVFLSTLGKYAVVHQIVIDRLGAEW, from the coding sequence ATGTCACGACTCAAGGACAAAGTTGCAATTGTTACGGGAAGCAGCAGCGGCATCGGCAAGGCCATTGCGCTTCGGTTCGGCCAGGAAGGGGCGAAGGTCGTCGTAACTGCGAGACGGTTGCCTTTGTGTGAGCAGACCGTTTCACAAATCAAGAAGCAGGGTGGGGAAGCCTGGCCGATCCAGACCGATGTCGCCGACGAGCGACAGGTCGAACGATTGATTGCTGACACAGTGGTCCGCTATGGCCGGATCGATATTCTTGTGAACAATGCTGGGATCGGCGGTGGGGGGCGTTTGGCTGACACAAGCACCGAGGCCTTCGATCGGGTGATGAACGTCAATTTGCGAGGCACCTTCTTCTGCTGCCGGGCCGGCTTCCGGCAGATGAAGCAGCAGGGCGGCGGCGTGATTATCAACATGTCGAGCGTGGCCGGGCTGCAAGCCTGGGCTGGCACCGGAACCTACAGCGCCTCAAAACACGGCATTATGGCATTGACCAAATCATTGGCCGATGAAGGCCGACCCTATCACATCAAAGTCAGCGCCATCTGTCCAGGCGGCGTTGCAGACGAGCTGGTAGACGCATCTCCAGCGGACATCGAGCGCAGCGAAAAGATCGGCCCGTTCGATGTGGCTGAAGCTGCGGTGTTCCTCTCGACGCTGGGAAAGTATGCTGTGGTACATCAGATTGTTATTGATCGGTTAGGCGCTGAGTGGTGA
- the purH gene encoding bifunctional phosphoribosylaminoimidazolecarboxamide formyltransferase/IMP cyclohydrolase, with protein sequence MAGIKRALISVSDKTGVIEMAKGLEALGAEILSTGGTAKALRDAGVNVTDVAAYTGSPEILDGRVKTLHPKIHGGLLGRRSLPAHVEQMNRHGIGPIDVVVVNLYPFEATIAKPDCRFEDAIENIDIGGPSMLRSAAKNHDDVLVVVDPADYSRVLEAVNSKTVTPALRRELAMKVFQHTSRYDGLIAGYLEQHAKGGEVKFPKVLSLQFELAESLRYGENPHQQGAFYRELDSKEPSVSRGKILHGKAMSYNNFLDANSALELVKEYEETAVAIIKHNNPCGVALGGTPVEAYVKARETDPVSAFGGVIAFNRPVDLATAKEITSTFVEVVIAPGFAEEALAELRRKKDLRLLDVGPLTKVKQEGFDLKKLVGGLIVQDRDLGVLSDLRTLAVPTIRKPTDDEYAACAFAWKVCKHVKSNAIIYAKPGQTVGIGAGQMSRVDSVKLAAMKAQIPVKDCVMASDAFFPFRDGLDAAAEVGVTAVIQPGGSIRDAEVVKAADEHGMAMILTGMRHFRH encoded by the coding sequence ATGGCCGGCATCAAGCGGGCGTTGATCAGTGTTTCAGATAAGACCGGAGTCATCGAGATGGCCAAGGGGCTGGAAGCGCTTGGCGCGGAAATTTTGTCCACGGGAGGAACGGCCAAAGCGTTGCGCGACGCGGGAGTGAACGTCACGGATGTCGCGGCCTATACGGGATCACCGGAAATTCTCGATGGTCGGGTGAAAACGTTACACCCCAAGATTCATGGCGGTTTGCTGGGACGCCGGTCGCTTCCGGCGCATGTCGAGCAGATGAATCGACATGGGATCGGCCCGATCGATGTGGTGGTAGTCAACCTCTACCCCTTCGAAGCCACCATCGCCAAACCAGATTGCCGTTTCGAGGACGCCATCGAAAATATCGATATCGGCGGCCCGTCCATGTTGCGGTCGGCAGCCAAGAATCATGACGATGTGTTGGTCGTCGTCGATCCAGCCGATTATTCTCGGGTGTTGGAGGCGGTGAACAGCAAGACGGTGACACCGGCGTTGCGCCGTGAGTTGGCGATGAAAGTCTTCCAACATACGTCACGCTATGATGGATTGATCGCGGGTTATTTGGAGCAACATGCGAAAGGCGGGGAGGTCAAGTTCCCGAAAGTGTTGTCGCTTCAGTTTGAGTTGGCTGAGTCCCTCCGCTACGGGGAGAATCCTCACCAGCAAGGCGCGTTCTACCGAGAATTGGACAGCAAGGAGCCTTCTGTTTCTCGTGGGAAGATCTTGCACGGCAAGGCGATGTCCTACAATAACTTCCTCGATGCGAATTCCGCACTCGAGTTGGTGAAGGAGTATGAAGAGACGGCGGTCGCGATCATCAAGCACAATAATCCCTGTGGGGTGGCGCTCGGTGGGACACCGGTGGAGGCCTACGTCAAGGCCAGGGAGACAGATCCCGTGTCTGCCTTCGGCGGTGTGATTGCCTTCAACCGACCCGTGGATTTGGCAACTGCCAAAGAAATCACCTCCACGTTTGTTGAGGTCGTGATTGCTCCAGGGTTTGCTGAAGAGGCATTGGCCGAATTGAGGCGAAAGAAGGATCTGCGTTTGTTGGATGTGGGCCCGTTGACGAAGGTGAAGCAGGAAGGGTTCGATCTGAAAAAACTTGTCGGCGGGCTCATCGTACAGGATCGGGACCTCGGTGTCTTGTCGGATCTTCGGACGCTCGCCGTGCCGACCATCCGGAAACCGACGGATGACGAATATGCCGCTTGTGCGTTTGCCTGGAAAGTTTGTAAACACGTCAAGTCCAATGCCATCATCTATGCCAAGCCTGGCCAGACCGTCGGCATCGGGGCCGGACAGATGAGTCGCGTGGATTCCGTGAAGCTGGCGGCCATGAAAGCGCAAATACCGGTCAAGGACTGTGTCATGGCTTCGGATGCGTTCTTTCCGTTCCGCGATGGCCTGGATGCCGCAGCCGAAGTCGGCGTGACGGCCGTCATTCAACCGGGCGGATCGATCCGAGACGCAGAAGTGGTCAAAGCTGCGGATGAACATGGGATGGCGATGATTCTCACCGGCATGCGCCATTTCCGCCATTGA